Genomic segment of Leopardus geoffroyi isolate Oge1 chromosome B2, O.geoffroyi_Oge1_pat1.0, whole genome shotgun sequence:
atgctctgtctctctctgtcccaaaaataaataaacgttgaaaaaaaaaaaatagacattaaaaaaatgtactctgtacttttaaatttcttgctttgttttaacAAAGTGGAGACCAAAGAAGTCCTTCTTAAGATATTCTAAATTGAGAAATCATTTTCTAGTATCTAGTGAAAATCAGACCCATTACTTAATAgttagtgtgtatatatgtaagcTTCTATTGCTAGGCTcctaaagtgtgtgtgtatgtgtgtgttgccTGTTCCAACAGAATTTGGAGCTCAAATGGTTCTTATTTCTTTACAGTTCCATCTTCTAGTTGACAGTCTGTTTTATCCTATGGACTTATCATGCAATGAATAATCCAGACTCAAACTGCATATTGGTaactatattttaaaccaaaaaaattcctcacataataaatacattttatgcaCATTAACTTCGAATTTACTTCAGAAAGCTATTtacaatataaataattataaatgggaaCACTTTGCAAGATATCATTGACATAGctaatattttctactttacatTCCAAAGCAAAAGTTCAAATTACAGATTTATACTACGATGTCACTAAAAACTATACATTGCAAGATGGTACTTGAAATATCGGCAATCAGTATCTTCTTTCACAAATATAAGCCTTTTTATAGCATGTcagtcaaaaaacaaacataaaatattttatctttttttgaagtGCCTACTcgtacatttcatttttctttttgaaataattccCTTTGGAAAAAAACGGAAAAAAGTTACAGTACTTCTAAAACTTTTTCCACgccaatttcatttcttttgaaatgtaaacacatcAGGGTTGTTGGGTGTAAATTCAACTGTGATTAAATGTGTTCCAGATCAGCAAACTAGGACAAACTCTCCACTATGTAGGTGTATGAAAGCAAAGTCCCATGCAGCAAAAttgcaataaataaaattataagtgtTTGGTTTGAAATTATTAGGATTTCTCATGTGAACCATCAGTTTTTAAGGAGCACAATAGAACAGAATCTTGTTACTTGCTTtacaattgtgtgtgtatgtacgtgcgtgtacacacacatacatacacacatacatactcacaCGTATGGCCTTTCTGCATACAGTGCTAGAGAAGGAACTCTGAACAAATCCCCATTTGGATATGAGCACAGTATCACGTTTTAAGTTGAGCGCTACCCGTACAACTTTTATGCACAAGAAATGAGCACCACATGGAAATTTCCCCCAAGAGTATTTTCTATGTAACATACTCTTTACATGTGTCCATAGTTGTTCTGTTGTTCATTTAAAGTTTAGAACGATAATTTATCTGCAATGCATGTCCCAATAAGAACTAACCAATAGATTTGCTGTCTTAGAGTCAAATTCCTATTCACAAAAAcacatttacattaaaattgaATCACTTATTTGGAGAGCCATAGGATTCACATTCTTTGTTAAATCATTCAGAAAATAGAGTGTATATCTATGTTCTATGGTTTGAGTTGAACTGGGGAACCAAATCTGGACATTCaaactttttaaatcaaagaaagtaTATTAAAGTGTAAGCTATTCCACTGGGAAAACtaagtgacccccccccccaaatagccaaatccTCAATTTTCCAAATATCAGCATTCACTCTGTCACTTCCAAATACTACTAGTACTAATAGAATTGCACTGACTATCTTAGTAATGTCCTactcttgaaagagagagagctataAAATAACATATCTGTATTCAGAATGTCTCTTCAGCTGTAGTGTCTTCTATCAAACTTATTTGGTCTAGGTCTTGGGGGGTAAaaagcctttcattttattttaaaatagctatgcatattttccaaatgaccttTTATTGAATAGATCCTtatccctcatttaaaaaataaaagaaaatggagcatATTATCCTTTTCTGGACGATCCCATTAAAGCTCATTTTAAGTGGGATTCTCTGCCCAAAGGCAGCATGTGGCAGCAGGGTGTAGAGAGAATTAAGAATAGTACCCGATGGAAGTATTCTAGCCCTATAAAATATAATCAAGAGAGAATAAGTGGGTTTTCTGTATAAACACTGAAGGCAAGCAAATCATTTATTGCATCCTGTCTCATTTTGAATGTCACATCAGCACTGTGTCATATTATCCTGGATCAGACAATTACAGCTTAGAAAAGCTAGCCCATTATATTCAGCACAGTATGTCACAAGACTTGTGAAACTGAAGTACACTGAATTGTCCGACCTGTAGTGATTATAACATTAATATCATGCATCTAAAAATAATACATCACATCTGTATATTCTCAAAGGTTTTAATGGAATTTTCTCAAGAAAcattgggaaaatatttatttatttctttggtcatccaaatttttaaattgggtatGACAGGTACGTAAAATGGGCAATAAAGATATTCTTACTACTCCTAGAAAGCATGAACTTTGTATCCTCTAATGGAATTGCTACATATGATACTAATAATTGGATATAGCACATTTTTATGAATCCCAAAGGTGGTATAAAAATCAGACCTCTCTATTTCAATCTAGTATCATGATTCTCAACATTTAGCAAAGTTATGGAAATCAAGGATTAAAACTAAAGCCAATCTAACTTTAAGTCATTGGGAACATACGCATTTTACATCCCATATCTTAAGAAGACACAGATGCCATCTTCATTATGAGGAAATATGTTATTGGACAGGACAAGATAATGCagattacaaataaatttgaacacatttttgtgtatattaaaAAGGTACTTTGTCATAAACTGTCTCATCTTATTTTGAGGTCATTTTGTAATAATTATGCCACATTGCAAAAAAGGTAAGCTATATAATATTATGGGCCTATAAGGCATTATATGTAATGTAATAAATCTGCTACTATAAAGTTATTGACCTGTAAACTAAATAAATGCTTTGTATTTAAAACTGGgccaaaatttttaattaagatctAATGTAGTTAATTTTGTCTTCCCTTAAAAATATGGGTCATATCATTTTAAAGAGCATTATTCCTTCTGATTACCCCCATTTGTAaagttcataatttatttttcatcacttaactatatcattttaaaatttaagtgaaatCTCTTTAatgacattcttttctttcacatcaGTTCATTTCCCTTGATTCTTAAggttctatttattttatagcatCTGTCTCTGACATTTTTGGTAGAATGTATATCCATCAATAAAACCCATCTGTATAGATTTCCTTTCCAAAATACACCATATTCCTCAGGTACCTGTGTCTTTGAACCATTAACCCATCTACAGAATTCTCCAAACATGTTAGCATTCCTACTTCATGCTTCAAAttgaacaaaaatgtattttatgtattccagggttttttcataaatatttgtctcAAAATCACTGAACACTTTCGCTTCTATGGcccaaaatgtcatttttattgttctttgaagtttttttttgaCAGTATATATGATAACCACTAACTTTCTCACTTGTGAGAAACTTTTTCCATTTAGAAGACAAATGTTGCTATGTCATACCCAAGAAATACTTACTCAATTTCATGTAGCCTCTTTTCTTCTATACAAACATCCCGGTCTTCTTCTCTCCAATTATCATCATTCAGATTGTCACCCATAAACTGTCAAATAACTGTGTTAAATGATGAACATAGAGTACTAATCCCTGAGTGGTCAATGTCATGTTCTGCCTTCAAAATTATAAGTCAGTTTCTTCCAATACATTCCCCTCCTTGCATATGGCAAGAGTTTGAGACATGGGACGCCCAGGAAATACTACCTATGAAATTTCTCTAATCACTTGTGTCACTTTGCTTTGATTCCTAGAGAACAGCGCATTAAATAAATCTTACATTTTTTCTGCTCCCTCATCAGTTTCTACCGTCTACATTTTGGCTGAACCAGAAAGTTGATCACAGCTATACATGCTTAAAAGAGCCCCTGTACCTGCTGAAGTTACAAAGCACCTAGACCTCTGTACGAGGGCAGAAAAGCCAGAGTGATCAGTCTTGacaactgacagcacagagttaACTGGTTAACAAGTATACTTCTGCTGCACCAACGATCCACGAAACGATGAAACATCAGAATAGCCATACAGACAAAGAAAGTAGGGCCCAGGCATCAATATTCCCCAAATGGGTTACAGGCAGTGTCAGAACTGGAACCCAGAGATCTTGCATTCCAGTCTGCTGGTCTTTCTACCGTATCACACGAACTTAACACCAAGCTTGTTGTTTTTGCCATTTACaaacaataaggaaaatgagCGCTTTGCATGTTCTTTCAATCGAAGTATACTCGCGCACTTTTAACCACTTGTCTATCAGCCCATGCTTTTATCTGAGGCTCTTTCCTGAGGCTCTCCACATGTTGTCACATTTGCACATCTgtgctttgaaatgtttttcaaacaCTTACACCGCTGCTATGTAGCACTTCACTGGCTTCCCTTACTTATTTTCTGTAGTGatcaaccttttttttcttgatgaattggTTTGAGGATTTTATTCGGTTGGTTTCATAAGCCTCAAATATGTTGATTACATATTCTGAGCCTTAAATTGTTGTGTTGAgatatcatttcatttcttatgcCTCTGGCCTTTCCATCTTTAGTAAACTATTTCCAGTTAGGCACACTAGGTTTTTGAAGTGTGTCCCAACATCTCGGTGCTTTTACTTAGAAAACCCTCACTGCTATGTCAGTGTGATCCTGTTCCTTGTCTAACTCAAAAGTAAGGTGAAAAATCACCACTTCCTGATTGCTTATAATGGATACCAGGTGGAAACTCGTTCTTGTACCATATCCAGAACCATTTCCCTAATTTATGCCTGAACCAAATGAGCTGGCTGGTCAAAACCACAATTAAGAAACCGGTTTACAAgatgtatctctctctttctcagttaTCTTAGGAAGGAAAATTTCTTGAATACACTTAATGTGCTAAGGTTAAGAAAACTTACCCGTTTGGGTTGTATTAAAGGTGTATAGTCTATGTTTCTGCATGCAAAGTGTGCACAGCAGTCTGTGGATCGTGGTTGGTCTGTGTGTATGAGGTTTACTGGATCCTCACTATGCAATGCTGTCCTCCACCAGTCTTTCATGTGGTGTATATGCTCACTTAATCTACAAGAGTACTTTTCAATTCAAAATTTATGTATTCTGGCTCCCATATAATTAGAGGGGCAATTTATGTATTCACTTTAGCTCCATTATCTGTGTGTAACCCTGAACGCAAGtgctcttttctttgatttcacaGGAACACATGTCAAATACCCAGTAACTTAAATTATCCTCTCTAACCATCTGTGGCATAGTAAATGCTAGTAATGGGGTATTAAACTATAAATATGTTTCAGAGATccttaaagaacaaaatattttagaaaaacatcAGCTTCCATTGGTTATTATAACAGATGTTCCCTTGTGTCCTTGTGCTGGGTCTGGCTGCATCCTTAGATGGGAAGTTACATCAAAGTGTGAGCCATTACAGCCCAAGGAATAGTTTCTAATGGTTTCAGCGTCATATAAGTGCTCCAGGGCATATCCAGTTAATGTGTAAGCATGCTTATCGAAATACTGCCGGTGAGAACCAAAGCAGTTTGGAGAGACAGCGGGATGGTCTCCCGCGGTCTGATGTGGAGACATTTCCGAATGTAGATAGTCTTTAGCTAGGATCAAACTGGATTTTGAAATGCGATCCGAATTGGGACTACTTATTCGAGACAGTGCAGTGGGACTGTTGTCATAGTCATTTTCGTGGGGGCtcagcatctttccctctctctgctggaTGTGGTCACATGGTGAAGTGTTGGCAAGAGCAGAGCCGTGGCAGACTTCCCCTGTTGGTGGGGGCTGTTGATAGTTTGCAAAACAGAGGGAGTGTTTTTTCCCAGCTCCATTAATGGAGGCCAGTTGGTCTGGGGGGGCTTTCCTTAGCTGCAATCTGTTCTCTTCTTCTTTAATCATTTGCTGGGTGGCTCTTATCAGAGTTTCAATTTTGCTAGGTTCATGCGGGCTACTTTGATACTGCTCAGTGCGGTATCGGTCACCTGATTCGCTGGCAGATCCAGGGTCTGGAGAACTCACCACACTATCTTCATCCCAGTGACCTCGccctagaaattagaaaaagtaaaaagtggTCTCAAAATTCACCCCCCAAAATGCaagggcattttctttttcctattaaaagAAACCTTCATCTTTCATTTTAACTATATGCACCAATATTTGAAACAGACACAGGCTTTCATGACAAACAAAGCGTCAATCTATCATCCTGGCATTCATAGTTTTCAGCGGCTTTTAAGTGGAGAGGAAGTTTATCACAAGTTTTTTTAGAAGGTAAACCTTGTTCATGGGTTGTGGATGTCAATTAGCAAAATGGTAGCGTGTTTATACTTCTCCATGTATGCATATCATTGGACCTGCCtgactgtaaaaaataaaattaaaacgcATAGCATTTGGCTTAtgttattttctaaagaaatgttACGTTAAACTGATACTTAGAAAATGCTTTCCATTGGATTTGAGGAAGACAATGATATAGACTGGACTACTTTCCCAATTCTAAATAAATCatctaaaatgttaaaattattaagTGTATCATAAATAGAGTTACAATAAAGCTCTAATGCTAGTTTTATAACTATTTGagggttaaatatatatattcatatgtgtatgtatggatatatatatatacacaaatatatctTGTCccaatcaaaaacataaatatctttttctcaAATCTAGAGGAATATATCTCAGCTTCACATATACTCATACAGTAACTCTGGTATCTTAGATTGTTTCTGAAATAAGGTGAAGAAtaaatgctaagcaaaataggtcagtcagagaaagacaagtatcatacgatttcactcatacgtggaatttaagaaacaaaacaaaacagaggaacatagggaaagagaagaaaaaaaagataaaaacagagagggagacaaaccataagggactcttaatacagagaacaaaccgagtgttgctggcagggtgttgggtggggagatgggctaaatgggtgacgggcaacaagaagggcacttgttgggatgagcactgggtgttagatggaagtgatgaatcactgggctctactcctgaaactaatactacactgtctgttaactaacttgaatttaaataaataaatctttttaaaaaaataagcaaacaaataaatgttttaaatgttaatagcAATCTGTTCTGAACCAAGGAGAGAGATCTAATATAGAGGAATAATGCATCCAAAATATATTCCATAAATTCCACTAGTCTCAAAGCATTCTGAAGTcaatataaaaagagagaagaaaatcaggaaGGGGCATACGAAAGCTGTAAACTGCTTAATGCAGCAGAGAAGCCCTGGATCACACTATtcattgctttccttttcctttttcttcttattttatttctaatattttcttccagaccATGTAGGTTAAGCCAGGATTTTCACTTCACTCCATTCTTTGGCAAGCAATTGCCCTTTGCCCTGGGTTTCCATTACCAGTCTACCATACTAGAGATACTCAAAGcaagagcagaaaaataaaaaagcaaaaacggAAACAAATTAAGATCCTTCACAGAAGACAGTCAGTGCCTGGGTGGTATCTGACAGGAGACTATGGGTGAGTACAACATTGTCTAACACATTTCTCATCCTAAAGACCCAGCAAGAAGAGTAACATCATCGTGTCAGGTCAGTCTAAAGGACACTGACTTGTAATGAAATAGGGAGGGTGTAAGAGACCTGCTTGGACCCACACTTGGAATGGACAGAAAGGGCTTTCCTTCACCAGTGAACTTTGAAATGAACAGAGAAGAGCATTACTGCCACTGGAGACTTCAACCATAGTGCCCACTTCTGTGTGCTCGTAAAACTGTGTCATAATCCCAAGGGGAAATTTTCCACGGGTTCTCTCTATCACTTCATCCTTTGCTCACAGGGACCAATGGGTTGTCCTAATAATGGGGCAAAGGGGTGGTTATCAATATTTAATGCCCAGAGGGCCAGGAAGGGTAAATCATCTGTGAAGTGAGTGACAGGCCATGAAGCAAAGCCTGGCCTCCCCAACAGTGGTGTCCTTATTGAGAAGCACTACTCCACGAGCCCCAAAACTACCGAGGTCCACATCTGAAGCATCAGAGTACAGAAGAAACTAACACGCAAGAAATTTAAGTGCATACCAATTACAAGTTCAACAGTCTTCCTAAAAAATTGGCCTTAATTTCTACACTTTCTATGATACTTAAAATGGGAATCATTTTTACTcacctgtcaaaaataaatgcatttggcAAACATTACCAAAAATTAAACACTTCAAATGAGTGGCTCTGGTTTGTAAAACCCCCCTAGTGTGAGTTGCTGGTGTGTAATTTCAAAGGAGAAGACCACTGGGTGAGTCACTCCAGTGTCAAACCTAGAATATTAGAAACCTGCCCAGGGGCTCAAAGCTGCCGGCTCAGGAGTCACTTCAACTACCCTTACCGTGGATCCTGTGCACTGAAGCGATGTGAGGCATGCTGTTTTCATAGGCTTCTCTGCTTTCTGGGGAGGACTTGGTCAGGGGCAAGGCTGCACGAGAGCCCCACCAGGGCTCCCTCCCGGCCTGCGGCGTTCCCAGGAAGTACCTGCCTGCCTCACACCGGCCTCCCTCGCAGGCCTGGGTGTGGAAATGCCTCTCCTCCACCAGCCTGGAATGGTCCAGCGCAAAGCCATAGCAGAGAGAGCTGCGGTCAGAGAATTGTCTGTAGGCGCACGACGCGTCATGCTGAGATCCTGGCCTCTCCGCGGGGTCCAGGAGCTGCGGAGAGGCTGTGTCTGTCAGGGGACTTCCACCCCACTGGCTGTCGTGATCAGATTCAGATCTTTCCGTGTGAAATCCCGAATACTGAAACAAAAAGAGTGAGGAaagtacatttcaaaaaaaaaaaaaaaatagcctttttaCTCTGCAAGCACCACTAAGGTCACATTGGGCTTAAGGCACCAGGTTAAGCTCTATAAACTCTAGCACCACACTGGGCACCTCTGACTTGGAATCAGTTAAAGAGCCATAGTGCCTCAAAAGAAAATCGTTTTGGCTGCTGAAAGGAggagatgaaaataataacaaacaggGGGGAACTAAATACCACCCACTGCTGGAAGTACTTCCTGTGAGTGACTTCACCTCGTTTTTTTATATTAACCCTTTCATGAAGATATTGGTAACCCATTGCATGAATAGAGAAACTAAGGCCCAAAGAGAAAATGATTTGTTCAGGCCCAGGTTAGTGGGTGGCAGTCAAGATTGAAACCCAAGCTCTTCATCACTACCCAAATGGGAGTGCCAAAGGGAGAGTCCAAGAAAGCTCTATATTCTATTTCAATTTActgttcagaatttttttcttaattaaaagacaaaatgaaaataaggtttAAGTTCCAAAGTGCTGCACCCTCTTCACTCTTCATGCCAGACACAGTGCTCTGAGGGCCATGCTTGATACACAATAGGATAGTTAATAAAGGCCTAACTAATTCAATGgcaaacatacttttaaaaagcctTGCCCATACAGACTGAGTCTATTCACTAGGATGTGTTTCTTGCTTCCTAAAgtaaactttcaaatatgcatagGATCGTCAGGGCAAAACAGCCGCAGGCAATACTGTGCTGGGATCACACTGCTCACCTGTTGCCAGAGTGTGTGATCTGGTGTTGAAAGAAAACGTAAATGGTGTGACAGACCTCCCTAGGAGGTATGCTCAATTTGAAGTTCCTCATGAGACACTAAAGAGTAATACGATTTCTACCAGTTTTTGCTTACTTATGCCAAACACAAATCTAGGTGCCGTGTAGAGATTACCTGCCAAGATCATAATAGATgccatttattgagaacttacagTGTGCCTGGCAATTGCTAACCATAGTACATACATTATatcattgaatcctcacagccTCCTGGACAGTAACATATCTCCATTTCCTCCACGGGGAAACTGCATTACTGGGGGGTTTTAATAAGATGGTATGGCCACCCCACAGTCTATCTGGTCTCAAAGCCTGCTCTCCAAACTATGATTTTACCCTTGAGAGAGGACACTgtcaaggagagaaaaaaggatccAATGTTAGATTTCCAGAAAAGTGGCAGGAACCAAAATACAGTCTCAGGAACTAAAATATGAGTCCACTTACATGTTATTTCTTACCCCAGAAGAAAGAGGGATGGATGTGTGGTGCTGTGGGGGAGCCTAGGAGAAATTCAGGCAGCTCTGCTTGGGGCTCTTAGAGCCAGGGAGATGAGGTACAGAGGTTCCCCTGGGGGAAATCCAAAGTATCCTAATAACATAGCAAGTTCAGGAAAGAGTGCTACACAAATTCTAAGCTCAAGATTTTTCTATTACCatatctaattattattttaattattttccaaaggtaCACATGGACTATCAGCACAttccaccaagaaaaaaaaaagtaaatgcaacTTCTTTCCCTGTAGAACCATAAGATGAGCACAACAAGGGATCCTGAGTGCCATTTCCCTACATCACACCTCCACCTGCCATCAGTCTTTTCTTCCCATGAATGCCAGCCTCTCTTTTTCTAAGATACCACATTCCCTTTCAGCAAGTGAGGGTTGGCACACGTCTCCTTACCGAGGGGGGATGAGAGTGCTCGACATTTGCCCTTTGGTAACACCATTTGTGCACTTACCTAGGAAAATTTCAGATCATCAGTGCTCTTCCAAGCCAGGAATTGCCCAGACCCTGCTTGTTTTGATAAACGTATAAACCAGGTCTATTTCTGAAGTACTCCAGTCAAGACTTTCGAGCCTTGTTGAGAGGGGAAAAAGCTTTCCCTGAGTGCATATGGGGAAGTGCTATTGGCGCAGCAGAGAAGAACATTCTGTCCTTTGCTCACAAAGAAAATTCAACACAAGGCAACCCCGGCATACATGAGGTATACATTTCACGAGCACCCAAAGACGAATTTGATGGATAAGCCTCTTGTCAACAGTGAGGAAACCATGACAGCAGGCGCACTGCCCTTGAAGCAGGCAAAAGTTGGGTGGTTGAGTTAGACCAAGATCTCACACTGCTTTAGAGGCACAGAGGAAAAGCCTAACTGCAAACCTTTGTTTCTCAAGACCTGTATACTTGCACCTGTGTGCACCATCAAATCTCTGAGCCACATTCATCCCATTAAAATGAACCGCAGTAGGTGTCAACTCCGTGGAGAACACTACAGACCCATAAATTGATCTGAAAAATGTCAGGTGTTCATCAAGTCttaggggaaagagagagagcagaaaggaaggaaggcagcc
This window contains:
- the SIM1 gene encoding single-minded homolog 1 isoform X3, with protein sequence MYISETASVHLGLSQVELTGNSIYEYIHPADHDEMTAVLTAHQPYHSHFVQEYEIERSFFLRMKCVLAKRNAGLTCGGYKVIHCSGYLKIRQYSLDMSPFDGCYQNVGLVAVGHSLPPSAVTEIKLHSNMFMFRASLDMKLIFLDSRVAELTGYEPQDLIEKTLYHHVHGCDTFHLRCAHHLLLVKGQVTTKYYRFLAKHGGWVWVQSYATIVHNSRSSRPHCIVSVNYVLTDTEYKGLQLSLDQISASKPAFSYTSSSTPTVTDNRKGVKSRLSSSKSKSRTSPYPQYSGFHTERSESDHDSQWGGSPLTDTASPQLLDPAERPGSQHDASCAYRQFSDRSSLCYGFALDHSRLVEERHFHTQACEGGRCEAGRYFLGTPQAGREPWWGSRAALPLTKSSPESREAYENSMPHIASVHRIHGRGHWDEDSVVSSPDPGSASESGDRYRTEQYQSSPHEPSKIETLIRATQQMIKEEENRLQLRKAPPDQLASINGAGKKHSLCFANYQQPPPTGEVCHGSALANTSPCDHIQQREGKMLSPHENDYDNSPTALSRISSPNSDRISKSSLILAKDYLHSEMSPHQTAGDHPAVSPNCFGSHRQYFDKHAYTLTGYALEHLYDAETIRNYSLGCNGSHFDVTSHLRMQPDPAQGHKGTSVIITNGS
- the SIM1 gene encoding single-minded homolog 1 isoform X2, whose translation is MKEKSKNAARTRREKENSEFYELAKLLPLPSAITSQLDKASIIRLTTSYLKMRVVFPEDPGWLHLCGGPRWEDHVHLRDSLSPPGSFSELTGNSIYEYIHPADHDEMTAVLTAHQPYHSHFVQEYEIERSFFLRMKCVLAKRNAGLTCGGYKVIHCSGYLKIRQYSLDMSPFDGCYQNVGLVAVGHSLPPSAVTEIKLHSNMFMFRASLDMKLIFLDSRVAELTGYEPQDLIEKTLYHHVHGCDTFHLRCAHHLLLVKGQVTTKYYRFLAKHGGWVWVQSYATIVHNSRSSRPHCIVSVNYVLTDTEYKGLQLSLDQISASKPAFSYTSSSTPTVTDNRKGVKSRLSSSKSKSRTSPYPQYSGFHTERSESDHDSQWGGSPLTDTASPQLLDPAERPGSQHDASCAYRQFSDRSSLCYGFALDHSRLVEERHFHTQACEGGRCEAGRYFLGTPQAGREPWWGSRAALPLTKSSPESREAYENSMPHIASVHRIHGRGHWDEDSVVSSPDPGSASESGDRYRTEQYQSSPHEPSKIETLIRATQQMIKEEENRLQLRKAPPDQLASINGAGKKHSLCFANYQQPPPTGEVCHGSALANTSPCDHIQQREGKMLSPHENDYDNSPTALSRISSPNSDRISKSSLILAKDYLHSEMSPHQTAGDHPAVSPNCFGSHRQYFDKHAYTLTGYALEHLYDAETIRNYSLGCNGSHFDVTSHLRMQPDPAQGHKGTSVIITNGS